One part of the Myxococcales bacterium genome encodes these proteins:
- a CDS encoding zinc ribbon domain-containing protein, whose product MPLYEYECDGCGEFTAMKMMAESAEPAACPECGKDAERILSASFVAGGPRRRPPSAEPRLVRKVHDPERAAAKPKRSAPTPKPKVPHHHGRPWVVGH is encoded by the coding sequence ATGCCGCTTTACGAATACGAGTGTGACGGTTGCGGTGAGTTCACCGCCATGAAGATGATGGCCGAGTCCGCGGAGCCCGCGGCGTGTCCGGAGTGCGGCAAAGACGCGGAGCGGATCCTGTCGGCAAGTTTCGTAGCAGGGGGGCCGCGCAGGCGTCCTCCGAGTGCGGAGCCCCGGCTCGTGCGTAAGGTGCACGATCCCGAACGGGCTGCGGCGAAACCAAAACGAAGCGCACCGACGCCGAAACCTAAGGTTCCCCATCACCATGGGCGCCCTTGGGTGGTCGGCCACTGA
- a CDS encoding acetamidase/formamidase family protein yields the protein MPQTLFKVDLTKPMSQQDLPGHNRWHPDIPAVVSVKPGDTFRIECKDWTDGQIKYNPDPTDIRDVKLSVVHVLSGPIYVEGVEPGDILVVDLLDVGTLPGDEWGFTGIFERENGGGFLTDHYPKASKAVWDIQGIYASSKQIPGVKFAGIPHPGLIGCAPSHELLATWNKREKALVEKGGPPWKPKIPPLAALPNPENAVLGTLKGAEFDRVAAEGARTVPPREHGGNCDIKNLSKGSRIYFPVYVTGGKLSMGDIHFSQGDGEISFCGAIEQSGYLDLHVDIIKGGMAKYAMVNPIFKPGPVEPRYSEYLVFEGISVDEFTGEQYYLDPHVSYRRACLNAIEYLKKFGFTGEQAYLLLSCAPVEGRLSGVVDIPNACATLALPTAIFDKSILPV from the coding sequence ATGCCCCAGACGCTCTTCAAAGTGGACCTAACGAAGCCCATGTCGCAACAGGACCTTCCCGGTCACAACCGCTGGCACCCGGACATTCCGGCGGTGGTTTCCGTGAAGCCGGGCGATACGTTTCGTATCGAGTGCAAAGATTGGACGGATGGCCAGATCAAATACAATCCCGACCCCACGGACATCCGGGATGTGAAGCTCTCGGTTGTTCACGTGTTGAGCGGTCCCATTTACGTCGAGGGCGTAGAGCCGGGTGACATTCTGGTCGTTGACCTGCTCGATGTGGGGACATTGCCGGGCGACGAATGGGGCTTTACAGGTATTTTCGAGCGTGAAAACGGTGGTGGCTTCCTCACGGATCACTACCCGAAGGCGAGCAAGGCCGTTTGGGACATTCAGGGCATTTACGCAAGCTCGAAGCAGATTCCGGGCGTGAAGTTTGCGGGCATTCCCCACCCGGGTCTCATCGGGTGTGCGCCTTCGCATGAGCTGCTGGCGACCTGGAACAAGCGTGAAAAGGCGTTGGTGGAGAAAGGCGGCCCCCCCTGGAAGCCGAAAATCCCACCGTTGGCCGCTTTGCCGAACCCCGAAAACGCCGTGTTGGGTACGCTCAAGGGTGCAGAATTCGATCGCGTGGCTGCCGAAGGCGCTCGAACCGTTCCTCCTCGTGAGCACGGCGGCAACTGCGACATCAAGAACCTCTCGAAAGGTTCCCGGATCTACTTCCCGGTGTACGTCACGGGGGGCAAGCTCTCGATGGGTGACATTCACTTCTCACAGGGTGACGGCGAGATCTCGTTCTGCGGCGCCATCGAGCAGTCGGGTTACCTCGACCTCCACGTGGACATCATTAAGGGTGGCATGGCGAAATATGCCATGGTCAACCCGATCTTCAAGCCAGGACCCGTCGAGCCAAGATACTCCGAGTACTTGGTGTTCGAGGGCATCTCCGTCGACGAATTCACGGGAGAGCAGTACTACCTGGATCCTCACGTGTCCTACCGACGGGCATGCTTGAACGCCATCGAGTACCTCAAGAAGTTCGGCTTCACCGGCGAGCAGGCCTACCTTTTGCTCTCGTGTGCACCGGTCGAGGGGCGTTTGAGCGGCGTCGTCGACATCCCGAACGCCTGCGCCACCTTGGCGTTGCCCACGGCCATCTTCGACAAGTCCATCTTGCCAGTCTGA